In Lacrimispora indolis DSM 755, a genomic segment contains:
- a CDS encoding plasmid mobilization protein has product MPKRERNLRLHIMVTHEELAAIRKRMAEVNSQNRSAFLRKMMIDGYIVNVDLAPVKELLSLQRRSVNNLSQIAKYATAPNAYQSEITELQKGYDELWKQYTKLLEHLAKLVAL; this is encoded by the coding sequence ATGCCGAAAAGAGAACGCAATTTGCGGCTTCATATCATGGTAACACATGAAGAATTAGCCGCCATACGGAAACGCATGGCAGAGGTGAACAGTCAAAATCGGAGTGCGTTTCTCCGAAAGATGATGATTGATGGATATATCGTAAATGTTGACCTTGCGCCTGTAAAGGAACTCCTATCCTTACAACGCCGAAGTGTAAATAACCTTTCCCAAATTGCTAAGTATGCAACGGCCCCAAATGCCTATCAATCTGAAATTACGGAACTGCAAAAAGGCTATGACGAACTATGGAAACAGTATACAAAACTATTGGAACACCTTGCAAAGCTGGTTGCACTTTAG
- a CDS encoding TetR/AcrR family transcriptional regulator, with translation MQVLKKDIKDTLILAALHEFQQQGFEKASMRNIAKASNMTIGNIYRYYPNKQALFEFIVEPAFSEYQNSINIIKNKLSIRDDTEDGPSIEYFDGVESTIIHLIKSFTPQMSLLFTGSTGSAYQCVKQELVFLSYMVTKSIFSNAIADMINENSYYDRLAHIIAQTLIDSICTILKTDCDNKEHFDKLIDHIIETYSYSIKIATN, from the coding sequence ATGCAAGTTTTAAAAAAAGATATAAAGGATACATTAATACTAGCTGCGTTACATGAATTTCAACAGCAGGGATTTGAAAAAGCATCCATGAGAAACATTGCCAAAGCATCCAACATGACAATTGGTAATATCTATCGTTACTATCCAAATAAGCAGGCGCTATTTGAATTTATAGTTGAGCCTGCATTTTCAGAGTACCAAAATTCTATTAATATCATTAAAAACAAACTTTCGATAAGAGATGACACAGAAGATGGGCCTTCTATCGAATATTTTGATGGCGTTGAAAGCACCATCATTCACTTAATAAAAAGTTTTACTCCACAAATGTCTTTACTTTTTACTGGATCAACAGGTTCCGCTTATCAATGTGTGAAACAAGAATTGGTTTTCTTGTCTTACATGGTTACTAAAAGCATTTTTTCAAATGCCATTGCGGATATGATTAATGAAAACTCTTACTATGACAGACTTGCTCATATTATTGCTCAAACTCTGATTGACAGTATTTGTACAATATTGAAAACCGATTGTGATAATAAAGAGCATTTTGATAAATTGATTGACCATATTATCGAAACTTACTCATACAGTATTAAAATCGCTACAAATTAA
- a CDS encoding DUF4097 family beta strand repeat-containing protein: MNNRIIKNVVIAVSIIGFIILALFVTTNVFLKKSVQYQFNDIISYDISLENAEIKMIVEKGNENKTIIGISASGANNIQNISVGEQNGVLNIEQHPKGNFIPNIGGSVKVEVILIFSDKDDIDRFLLATKSGAIKVQGIKSEQIEISSHSGKISLIDIISNELSVSSKSGEIQAENIIAKEFNNSSESGQCTVYFSSDISQLNATSKSTSGDVTYMFQNDIGLNLSWKARNVKSEIESDDDSTNTLYFESESGTVKIMRTKS, translated from the coding sequence ATGAACAATAGAATAATTAAAAATGTCGTTATTGCAGTCTCAATTATTGGGTTTATCATTTTAGCCTTGTTTGTTACAACAAATGTGTTTTTAAAAAAATCTGTCCAGTATCAATTCAATGATATAATTTCTTATGATATCAGTCTTGAAAATGCGGAAATAAAAATGATTGTAGAGAAAGGAAATGAGAACAAGACTATTATTGGTATTTCTGCAAGTGGGGCGAATAATATTCAAAATATATCTGTGGGTGAACAAAATGGTGTATTGAATATTGAACAACATCCAAAAGGAAACTTTATACCCAATATCGGAGGAAGTGTAAAAGTAGAAGTTATACTTATTTTTTCGGATAAAGACGATATTGATAGATTTTTACTTGCCACAAAATCCGGAGCTATAAAAGTCCAAGGTATAAAGTCTGAACAGATAGAAATAAGTTCTCATTCGGGGAAAATATCATTAATAGATATTATATCTAACGAGTTATCGGTAAGCAGTAAATCTGGAGAAATCCAAGCAGAAAACATCATTGCAAAGGAATTTAATAACAGCTCTGAAAGCGGTCAATGCACCGTTTACTTTAGCAGCGATATCAGCCAACTGAATGCCACCTCAAAAAGCACTTCTGGAGATGTTACCTATATGTTTCAGAATGATATTGGCTTAAATCTTTCGTGGAAAGCTCGTAATGTGAAATCTGAAATTGAAAGCGATGATGATTCGACAAATACACTGTATTTTGAATCTGAATCGGGCACTGTTAAAATAATGCGCACTAAATCATAA
- a CDS encoding cupin domain-containing protein produces MMPYKYHTCQSNCVSDNTYLTWDINDYGPAPLVLNIVHDTIRNPTFRTTRWTGNHMQLTLMSIPVGGDIGMENHSEEDQFIRVEQGEGLLLMGDSPYNFSFQQPVNDNCAVLIPANTWHNIVNTGDEPLKLYSLYSPPEHSSGTVHWKQSDSVAEE; encoded by the coding sequence ATGATGCCATATAAATACCACACCTGCCAGTCTAACTGCGTATCGGACAATACTTATCTTACCTGGGATATAAACGACTACGGGCCAGCCCCCCTGGTGCTGAACATTGTCCATGATACGATCCGAAATCCCACCTTCCGAACGACCCGCTGGACCGGAAACCACATGCAGCTTACTCTCATGAGCATCCCTGTGGGCGGAGATATCGGTATGGAAAATCATTCGGAGGAGGATCAGTTCATCCGCGTAGAACAGGGAGAAGGGCTGCTGCTCATGGGAGACAGCCCCTATAATTTTTCATTTCAGCAGCCCGTGAATGACAACTGCGCCGTCCTCATCCCCGCCAATACCTGGCACAATATCGTAAATACCGGTGACGAACCATTAAAGCTTTATTCCCTCTATTCCCCTCCGGAACACTCTTCCGGAACGGTACATTGGAAACAATCCGATTCAGTGGCAGAGGAATAG
- a CDS encoding glycine--tRNA ligase — protein sequence MEKTMEKIVGLAKSRGFVYPGSEIYGGLANTWDYGNLGVELKNNVKKAWWQKFVQESPYNVGVDCAILMNSQTWVASGHLGGFSDPLMDCKACKERFRADKLIEDYMAENNITIEGSVDAWSQEEMKNYIDEKNICCPSCGKHDFTDIRQFNLMFKTFQGVTEDAKNTVYLRPETAQGIFVNFKNVQRTSRKKIPFGIAQVGKSFRNEITPGNFTFRTREFEQMELEFFCEPDTDLEWFAYWKEFCINWLKTLGIKDDEMRVRDHEKEELSFYSKATSDIEFLFPFGWGELWGIADRTDYDLTQHQNTSGQDLTYFDDEKKERYIPYVVEPSLGADRVTLAFLCAAYDEEEIAEGDVRTVLHFHPAIAPVKIGVLPLSKKLNEGAEKVYEELCKYYNCEFDDRGNIGKRYRRQDEIGTPFCVTYDFDSEEDFAVTVRDRDTMDQVRVPIAELKSYFEDKFRF from the coding sequence ATGGAAAAGACAATGGAAAAGATTGTGGGACTTGCAAAATCAAGGGGATTTGTATATCCTGGCTCCGAAATTTACGGAGGCCTTGCCAACACCTGGGATTACGGCAACTTAGGCGTGGAACTGAAAAATAATGTAAAAAAAGCATGGTGGCAGAAATTTGTTCAGGAGAGTCCCTATAATGTGGGCGTTGACTGCGCTATTTTAATGAATTCCCAGACCTGGGTCGCTTCCGGGCATTTAGGCGGCTTTTCCGATCCTCTGATGGACTGTAAAGCATGTAAAGAGCGTTTCCGTGCGGATAAGCTGATTGAAGATTATATGGCTGAGAACAACATTACTATCGAAGGATCTGTGGATGCCTGGTCTCAGGAAGAGATGAAGAACTACATCGATGAGAAGAACATCTGCTGCCCAAGCTGCGGAAAGCATGATTTTACAGATATCCGTCAGTTTAACCTGATGTTTAAGACATTCCAGGGAGTTACAGAAGATGCCAAGAATACTGTATACTTAAGACCTGAGACAGCACAGGGTATTTTCGTAAACTTTAAAAACGTCCAGAGAACCTCCCGCAAGAAAATTCCATTTGGAATCGCACAGGTCGGCAAGTCCTTCCGTAACGAAATCACTCCTGGAAACTTCACCTTTCGCACCAGGGAGTTTGAGCAGATGGAGCTGGAATTTTTCTGTGAGCCGGATACGGATCTGGAATGGTTTGCATATTGGAAAGAATTCTGCATCAATTGGCTGAAGACTCTGGGAATCAAGGATGACGAGATGCGCGTCAGGGATCATGAGAAGGAAGAGCTTTCCTTCTACAGCAAGGCAACCTCTGATATTGAATTCCTGTTCCCATTCGGCTGGGGTGAGTTATGGGGAATTGCTGACAGAACAGATTACGACTTAACCCAGCACCAGAACACCTCCGGACAGGATCTGACATATTTTGACGACGAAAAGAAGGAGCGGTACATTCCTTATGTTGTGGAGCCGTCTCTTGGAGCTGACCGCGTAACCCTTGCATTCCTTTGCGCCGCATATGACGAGGAGGAAATCGCAGAAGGAGATGTGCGTACAGTGCTTCACTTCCATCCTGCCATAGCCCCTGTTAAGATCGGCGTGCTGCCTCTTTCCAAAAAGCTGAATGAAGGAGCAGAAAAGGTGTATGAAGAGCTCTGTAAATATTATAACTGTGAATTTGATGACAGAGGCAATATTGGAAAGCGCTACAGAAGACAGGATGAGATCGGTACCCCATTCTGTGTTACCTATGATTTTGATTCAGAAGAGGACTTTGCCGTGACTGTGCGTGACCGCGATACCATGGATCAGGTGAGAGTTCCTATTGCAGAGCTGAAAAGCTATTTTGAGGATAAGTTCCGTTTCTAG
- the recO gene encoding DNA repair protein RecO: MREVETMMGMVIRMSPVGEMDRRLVILTRERGKITAFARGARRPGNSLMAVSRPFAFGQFSLYEGRDSYTLRSAEISNYFEALALDMEGTCYGSYFLELADYYARENMDGTGLLKLLYQSIRALLKPALKNELVQRVFELKAMVLNGEYTEKPPHSVSDSAVYAWEYVIASPAEHLYTFTLTDPVLEEFGRCVEINKKRYVDREFHSLEILKTMTGGKLLK; the protein is encoded by the coding sequence TTGAGGGAAGTTGAAACCATGATGGGGATGGTGATCCGAATGTCCCCGGTTGGAGAAATGGATAGGCGCCTTGTGATACTCACAAGGGAAAGAGGGAAAATTACCGCATTTGCCAGAGGTGCCAGAAGGCCGGGGAATTCCCTTATGGCGGTAAGCCGCCCCTTTGCCTTCGGGCAGTTTTCCCTGTATGAAGGCAGAGATTCCTATACTCTTCGGTCGGCAGAGATCAGCAATTATTTTGAAGCGCTGGCCCTGGATATGGAAGGAACCTGTTATGGTTCATATTTTCTGGAGCTGGCAGATTATTACGCCCGGGAGAACATGGATGGAACAGGGCTTTTAAAGCTTTTATACCAGTCCATACGGGCTCTTTTAAAGCCGGCTTTGAAAAATGAGCTGGTCCAGAGGGTCTTTGAGCTGAAAGCCATGGTGCTGAACGGGGAATATACGGAAAAACCTCCCCACTCCGTCAGTGACTCGGCGGTCTATGCATGGGAATACGTAATCGCCTCCCCGGCAGAACACCTTTATACCTTCACCCTGACGGACCCGGTTCTGGAAGAATTCGGCCGCTGCGTAGAAATCAACAAAAAGCGCTACGTAGACCGGGAATTCCACTCCCTTGAGATTTTAAAAACCATGACAGGCGGGAAACTATTGAAATGA
- the era gene encoding GTPase Era, with translation MENNYKSGFVTLIGRPNVGKSTLMNHLIGQKIAITSDKPQTTRNRIQTVYTDERGQIIFLDTPGIHKAKNKLGEYMVSVAERTLREVDVVLWLVEPTTYIGAGEQHIAEQLNQVKTPVILAINKIDTLKNQEDILTFINAYKDVCQFAEIVPVSALKEKNTDLMLELIYKYLPSGPQYYDEDTVTDQPMRQISAELIREKALRLLNDEIPHGIAVTIEKMKERNNGIMDIEADIICERDSHKGIIIGKGGSMLKKIGSAARREIEDLMDTKVNLQLWVKVRKEWRDSELYMKNYGYNEKDI, from the coding sequence ATGGAAAACAATTATAAATCAGGCTTTGTAACCCTGATCGGGCGTCCCAACGTTGGAAAATCTACCTTGATGAACCATCTCATCGGCCAGAAGATCGCTATCACTTCCGATAAGCCCCAGACCACCAGGAACAGGATCCAGACCGTGTATACGGATGAAAGGGGACAGATCATTTTCCTTGATACTCCCGGGATCCATAAGGCAAAGAACAAGCTGGGGGAATATATGGTAAGCGTTGCAGAGCGCACCTTAAGGGAAGTGGATGTGGTACTCTGGCTGGTTGAACCCACCACCTATATCGGTGCTGGGGAACAGCATATTGCAGAGCAGTTAAACCAGGTCAAAACTCCTGTGATTCTGGCTATCAATAAAATTGATACCCTGAAAAATCAGGAGGATATCCTGACCTTTATAAACGCTTATAAAGATGTGTGCCAATTTGCTGAAATTGTCCCTGTTTCTGCTTTAAAGGAGAAAAATACGGATCTCATGCTGGAACTCATCTATAAGTATCTTCCAAGCGGACCTCAGTATTACGATGAGGATACGGTAACAGACCAGCCCATGCGCCAGATATCAGCGGAGCTTATCAGGGAAAAGGCCCTTCGTCTTTTAAATGACGAGATTCCCCATGGGATCGCTGTGACCATTGAGAAGATGAAAGAGCGGAATAACGGCATCATGGATATTGAAGCAGACATTATCTGCGAGAGGGATTCCCATAAGGGGATCATCATTGGAAAAGGCGGTTCCATGCTCAAAAAGATCGGAAGTGCTGCCCGCAGGGAAATTGAAGATCTGATGGATACAAAAGTAAATTTACAGCTTTGGGTAAAGGTCAGGAAGGAATGGCGTGACAGCGAGCTGTATATGAAGAATTATGGATACAATGAAAAAGACATTTAA
- a CDS encoding insulinase family protein: MNQFKNLAAYEVVEEKVIKEINASGCVLRHKKSGARVFCVSCDDENKVFSIGFRTPPSDSTGVAHILEHSVLCGSDQFPVKDPFVELVKGSLNTFLNAMTYPDKTVYPVASCNDKDFQNLMNVYLDAVFHPNIYKEPKIFMQEGWHYELESLESDLIYNGVVYNEMKGAFSSPEEVLDRYTRKTLFPDNCYGQESGGDPAFIPDLTYEDFLAFHQRYYHPSNSYIYLYGDMDMAEKLEWIDEKYLSHYDEITIDSRIPRQKPFLKPVEGETFYSITEGESEENATYLSISTAVGTGLDPRLYIAFQILEYTLLDAPGAPLKQALIDAGIGQDILGGYENGILQPYFSVIAKNANKEQRGEFLAVVKGTLRKLADEGINKKSLKAGMNYYEFRYREADYGSAPKGLMYGLQCMDSWLYDGDPMMHLEYQNTFAYLKKVVEDGYFEQLIREYLLDNPFEAFLSVSPKKNLTAMEEEKVAKKLAVYKASLSEEELLRLTEETRALREYQETPSSQEVLELIPMLRREDITREPEEIIWEEKSAHGVKVIHHEMFTSGIGYLKVMFDTSAVPVEDLPYVGFLKSLLGYVNTENFTYGDLTSEIHLNSGGVSFSVTSYPDLRNKGEFKGFFMASARVLYEKLDFGFSILGEILTRSILDDEKRVGEIISETRSRARMKLEGSCHSAAVARATSYFSATSYFNDLTGGIGYYEFLENLEKEYPSHKKEIIARLKAVMDKIFTVKNMLVSYTADEEGYKLLPNALEKLTALLPEGEGTRYPFVFFPGNRNEGFCTASQVNYVARCGTFAGSGQEYTGVLKILKVILSYDYLWINLRVKGGAYGCMSGFGRSGEGYFTSYRDPNVVETNRIYDGIVDYLKNFQATDRDMTKYVIGTVSDMDVPYPPSTRGNRGLSAYLSGVDREMMGKEREEVLNASQEDIRSLAPLVKAVLDTGSLCVIGNEDKIGADKELFGETKNLFHS, from the coding sequence ATGAATCAATTTAAAAACCTTGCAGCCTATGAGGTTGTGGAAGAAAAAGTAATTAAGGAGATCAACGCATCGGGATGCGTGCTCCGCCATAAAAAAAGCGGGGCCAGAGTCTTTTGTGTGTCCTGCGATGATGAGAATAAGGTATTTTCCATCGGATTCCGTACCCCGCCGTCTGACAGCACAGGAGTTGCCCATATTCTGGAGCACAGTGTGCTCTGCGGTTCCGATCAGTTTCCTGTGAAAGATCCGTTTGTGGAGCTGGTGAAAGGCTCTCTTAACACCTTCTTAAATGCGATGACCTATCCCGATAAAACGGTATACCCGGTAGCGAGCTGCAATGACAAAGATTTTCAGAATTTGATGAACGTGTATCTGGATGCAGTATTTCATCCCAATATTTATAAAGAACCAAAGATTTTCATGCAGGAAGGCTGGCATTATGAGCTGGAAAGCCTGGAATCTGATCTGATTTACAATGGAGTGGTATATAATGAGATGAAGGGAGCATTTTCTTCTCCGGAAGAAGTGCTGGACCGTTACACCAGGAAAACTCTTTTCCCGGATAACTGCTATGGCCAGGAATCAGGGGGAGATCCTGCCTTTATTCCGGACTTAACCTATGAAGACTTCCTGGCTTTTCATCAGAGATATTATCATCCCTCCAACAGCTATATTTATCTTTACGGAGATATGGATATGGCAGAAAAGCTTGAATGGATCGATGAGAAATACTTAAGTCATTACGATGAAATAACCATTGATTCCAGGATTCCAAGGCAGAAGCCATTTTTAAAACCAGTGGAAGGGGAGACTTTCTACTCCATCACCGAAGGGGAATCCGAAGAAAATGCTACCTATCTTTCCATCAGCACGGCAGTTGGTACGGGGCTGGATCCCAGGCTTTATATAGCCTTTCAGATCCTGGAATACACCCTTTTGGATGCTCCTGGGGCGCCCTTAAAGCAGGCCTTAATTGACGCCGGGATCGGCCAGGATATTTTAGGCGGATATGAAAACGGCATTCTTCAGCCCTATTTCTCCGTTATTGCAAAAAATGCAAATAAGGAACAGAGAGGGGAATTCCTGGCTGTTGTAAAAGGGACTTTAAGAAAGCTTGCTGATGAGGGGATCAATAAAAAGAGCTTGAAGGCCGGAATGAACTACTATGAATTCCGCTATCGTGAGGCGGATTACGGTTCAGCGCCAAAGGGCCTGATGTATGGTCTTCAATGCATGGACAGCTGGCTTTATGACGGGGATCCCATGATGCACTTAGAATATCAGAATACCTTTGCCTATTTAAAGAAAGTGGTGGAGGACGGATATTTTGAACAGCTCATCAGGGAATATCTTCTGGATAATCCTTTTGAAGCCTTCTTAAGCGTGAGTCCCAAAAAGAACTTAACGGCAATGGAAGAGGAGAAGGTGGCGAAAAAGCTGGCTGTTTACAAAGCTTCTCTCTCAGAGGAAGAGCTTCTTAGGCTGACGGAAGAGACAAGAGCCTTAAGGGAATACCAGGAAACTCCATCTTCCCAGGAGGTGCTGGAACTGATACCCATGCTTCGGAGAGAGGATATCACCAGAGAGCCGGAGGAGATCATATGGGAGGAAAAGTCGGCCCATGGCGTCAAGGTCATCCATCATGAGATGTTTACATCCGGAATCGGGTATTTAAAAGTGATGTTTGATACCTCCGCAGTTCCTGTGGAGGACCTGCCTTATGTGGGATTTTTGAAATCCCTGCTGGGTTATGTGAATACGGAAAATTTCACCTACGGAGATCTGACCAGTGAGATCCATTTAAACAGCGGCGGCGTCAGCTTCAGCGTGACCTCTTACCCTGATTTAAGGAATAAGGGAGAGTTTAAAGGATTTTTCATGGCAAGCGCCAGGGTGCTTTATGAGAAACTGGATTTTGGCTTCTCCATACTCGGTGAGATCCTGACCCGTTCTATTTTGGATGATGAAAAGCGGGTAGGAGAGATAATCAGTGAGACCAGGTCAAGGGCCAGAATGAAGCTGGAAGGTTCCTGCCATTCGGCTGCAGTTGCCAGGGCAACTTCCTATTTTTCCGCCACCTCTTATTTTAACGATCTGACCGGCGGGATCGGGTATTATGAATTTTTAGAGAATCTGGAAAAGGAATATCCTTCCCATAAAAAGGAGATCATTGCCCGTTTAAAAGCGGTGATGGATAAGATTTTTACCGTGAAAAACATGCTGGTCAGCTATACGGCCGATGAAGAAGGATATAAACTGCTTCCCAATGCTTTGGAAAAGCTTACCGCATTACTGCCTGAAGGAGAAGGAACCCGCTATCCCTTTGTTTTTTTTCCAGGAAACAGAAACGAAGGCTTCTGCACGGCTTCCCAGGTCAATTATGTGGCAAGATGCGGGACCTTTGCAGGCAGCGGACAGGAATATACCGGGGTTCTTAAAATATTAAAGGTCATTTTAAGCTATGATTACCTGTGGATCAATCTAAGGGTCAAGGGCGGTGCCTATGGCTGTATGAGCGGATTCGGCCGTTCAGGAGAAGGGTACTTTACCTCTTACCGGGATCCTAATGTAGTTGAAACAAACCGGATCTATGACGGAATTGTGGATTATTTAAAGAACTTCCAGGCAACAGACCGGGATATGACAAAATACGTGATCGGCACTGTCAGCGACATGGATGTGCCATATCCTCCATCCACCAGGGGAAACCGGGGCCTTTCCGCCTATTTATCCGGTGTGGACCGGGAAATGATGGGAAAAGAGCGGGAAGAGGTATTAAATGCCAGTCAGGAAGATATCAGAAGCCTGGCGCCTCTTGTAAAAGCCGTTCTGGATACGGGAAGTCTCTGCGTCATTGGCAATGAAGACAAAATCGGTGCGGATAAAGAGCTATTTGGAGAAACCAAGAACCTGTTCCACTCATAA
- a CDS encoding YdcF family protein, with amino-acid sequence MALIFWLIAVSCIIYYVVIILYSGLTTSLSFIWLVFAGICILLPVGWETYAKHKDKVPLWIPVSVITMCCTGILVFLVVEILVFTGVAARDASNLDYVIVLGARVKETGISKSLKNRLDQAMEYLDDNPSTILVLSGGQGDDEPVSEAAAMRDYLVFNGVREEQLILETRSTSTVENIAYSRVAIEEDQAERKARRQDQPIFMEPGTFEEVPDKPIKIGVLTSDFHVFRALQIGKKWGIPDIYGISCESDPILFVHFCIRECAAILKDKLVGNM; translated from the coding sequence ATGGCGTTAATATTTTGGCTGATAGCCGTTTCCTGCATTATTTATTATGTTGTGATCATTCTTTATTCAGGTCTGACCACATCTCTTTCTTTTATATGGCTTGTATTTGCTGGCATATGCATATTGCTGCCGGTGGGTTGGGAGACTTATGCGAAGCATAAGGATAAGGTTCCCTTATGGATTCCGGTGTCGGTGATTACCATGTGCTGTACGGGAATTCTGGTATTTCTGGTGGTGGAGATCCTGGTGTTTACGGGAGTTGCTGCCAGGGATGCTTCCAATCTGGACTATGTCATTGTGCTGGGAGCCAGGGTAAAGGAAACAGGAATCAGCAAATCCTTAAAGAATCGGCTGGATCAAGCCATGGAGTACTTGGATGACAATCCGTCCACGATTTTGGTGCTGTCCGGCGGCCAGGGTGATGATGAGCCTGTCAGCGAAGCAGCAGCCATGCGGGATTATCTGGTCTTTAACGGAGTGAGAGAGGAACAGCTGATCTTGGAGACCCGTTCCACCAGCACGGTTGAGAATATTGCATACAGCCGTGTGGCCATTGAAGAGGACCAGGCGGAAAGGAAAGCACGCCGGCAAGATCAGCCGATTTTCATGGAGCCGGGAACCTTTGAGGAGGTGCCGGATAAGCCCATTAAAATTGGTGTCCTCACCAGTGATTTTCATGTGTTCCGCGCGCTTCAGATTGGAAAAAAGTGGGGAATACCGGATATCTATGGCATATCCTGTGAATCAGACCCCATTCTTTTCGTACACTTTTGCATCAGAGAGTGCGCAGCCATATTAAAAGACAAATTAGTGGGCAACATGTAA
- a CDS encoding TrpB-like pyridoxal phosphate-dependent enzyme translates to MSENKIPYKIYLEESEMPKEWYNVRADMKNKPAPLLNPGTLQPMSEEELGTVFCKELVKQELDNDNRFIEIPEKIRDFYKMYRPAPLVRAYCLEEKLQTPAKIYYKFEGNNTSGSHKLNSAIAQAYYAKEQGLKGVTTETGAGQWGTALSMACSYLELDCKVYMVKCSYEQKPFRREVMRTYGASVTPSPSETTEIGRKILADHPGTTGSLGCAISEAVEVATHTDGYRYVLGSVLNQVLLHQSVIGVEAKIAMDKYGIKPDIIIGCAGGGSNLGGLISPFMGEKLRGEADYRFIAVEPASCPSLTRGVFAYDFCDTGMVCPLAKMYTLGSGFIPSANHAGGLRYHGMSSTLSQLYHDGYMEARSVEQTAVFEAAEQFARVEGILPAPESSHAIKAAIDEALKCKETGEEKTILFGLTGTGYFDMLAYEKFHDGVMTDYIPADDDLKVGFDGIPRFPGNME, encoded by the coding sequence ATGAGTGAAAACAAGATTCCCTACAAAATTTATCTGGAAGAAAGCGAGATGCCAAAGGAGTGGTACAATGTTCGTGCCGATATGAAGAATAAGCCGGCCCCTCTTTTAAATCCCGGAACCTTACAGCCAATGTCAGAGGAAGAACTTGGAACTGTATTTTGTAAAGAACTGGTAAAACAGGAGCTGGATAATGATAATCGTTTTATAGAAATTCCGGAAAAAATCCGTGACTTTTATAAAATGTACCGTCCGGCACCGTTAGTAAGAGCATACTGCCTGGAAGAGAAGCTTCAGACTCCGGCTAAAATTTATTACAAATTTGAAGGAAATAATACAAGCGGAAGCCATAAGCTGAATTCCGCTATTGCACAGGCTTATTACGCAAAGGAACAGGGGTTAAAGGGAGTGACCACTGAGACCGGGGCAGGGCAGTGGGGAACGGCTCTTTCCATGGCATGCTCTTATCTGGAACTGGATTGCAAGGTGTATATGGTGAAGTGTTCTTATGAACAAAAGCCCTTCCGCAGAGAAGTAATGCGCACCTATGGGGCAAGCGTGACTCCGTCCCCGTCTGAGACAACAGAGATAGGAAGAAAGATCCTGGCTGATCATCCCGGGACCACAGGAAGTCTGGGATGTGCCATTTCTGAGGCGGTGGAAGTGGCAACCCATACAGATGGGTACCGGTATGTGCTGGGAAGCGTTTTAAACCAGGTGCTGCTTCATCAGTCAGTGATTGGAGTGGAAGCCAAGATTGCCATGGATAAATACGGAATCAAGCCTGATATTATCATCGGATGTGCGGGCGGCGGCTCCAATCTGGGAGGATTGATATCTCCGTTTATGGGTGAAAAACTCAGGGGCGAAGCAGATTACCGGTTTATTGCCGTAGAACCTGCATCCTGCCCAAGCCTGACACGAGGCGTTTTTGCTTATGATTTTTGCGATACCGGAATGGTATGTCCGCTGGCTAAAATGTATACCCTCGGAAGTGGATTTATCCCATCAGCAAACCATGCGGGTGGCCTGCGGTATCATGGGATGAGTTCCACATTGTCACAGCTTTATCATGACGGATACATGGAAGCTCGCTCAGTAGAACAGACAGCTGTATTTGAGGCAGCGGAACAGTTTGCGAGAGTAGAAGGAATCCTTCCGGCCCCGGAAAGCAGTCATGCGATTAAGGCGGCGATTGACGAGGCTTTAAAGTGCAAAGAGACAGGAGAAGAAAAGACCATCCTCTTTGGCCTTACCGGCACAGGATATTTTGATATGTTGGCATATGAGAAGTTCCATGACGGAGTGATGACAGACTATATCCCCGCCGATGATGATCTGAAGGTCGGATTTGACGGAATTCCAAGATTCCCGGGTAATATGGAATAG